A region of Pseudomonas putida DNA encodes the following proteins:
- the nosP gene encoding nitric oxide-sensing protein NosP, whose product MQQAQNDGVVSAMSQATDARLAAQDLARQLLHPHLGFVLFFCSAEYDLRALAEALEQGFGGIRLVGCTSAGEITPLGYGRNCVTAVGFDHRHFSIATELIDEMEHFSLIDAQQMVERLVGTCRSNTLAPIKGHSFALTLLDGLSSREEMVLTALSAALGDIPHFGGSAGDDNYLTRTHVYFGGAFHSGAAVVVLVNTWLDFEVFTTHHILPREEKLVVTGADSAQRRVFELNAEPAAEEYARHIGVPVAKLDHRVFAAHPLAVRIHDQYYVRAIQQVHPDLSLSFYCAVENGIVLTAMTPGPLLPNLHTLFDGLHQRLGPLLLTIGCDCFLRRLELEDHDGLEQVGAFLREQRVMGFNTYGEQFNGMHINQTFTGVAIARNRPPVSR is encoded by the coding sequence ATGCAGCAGGCCCAGAACGACGGGGTGGTCAGCGCCATGTCCCAGGCAACCGATGCGCGCCTGGCGGCCCAGGATTTGGCGCGGCAGTTGCTGCACCCGCACCTGGGTTTTGTGTTGTTTTTCTGCTCTGCCGAATATGACCTGCGTGCGCTGGCCGAGGCCCTGGAACAGGGTTTCGGTGGCATTCGCCTGGTGGGCTGCACCAGTGCCGGCGAAATCACCCCGCTGGGCTACGGCCGCAATTGCGTAACGGCGGTGGGGTTCGATCACCGGCACTTTTCCATCGCCACCGAACTGATTGATGAAATGGAGCACTTCAGCCTGATCGACGCCCAGCAGATGGTTGAACGGCTGGTCGGTACCTGTCGCAGCAATACCCTGGCGCCCATCAAGGGCCACAGCTTTGCCCTGACCCTGCTCGATGGCTTGTCCAGCCGCGAGGAGATGGTCCTCACCGCCCTGAGTGCGGCGCTGGGGGACATTCCGCATTTTGGCGGCTCGGCCGGCGACGACAATTACCTGACCCGCACCCATGTGTACTTCGGCGGTGCGTTCCACAGTGGCGCGGCGGTGGTGGTATTGGTCAATACCTGGCTCGATTTCGAAGTGTTCACCACGCACCACATTCTGCCGCGGGAGGAAAAGCTGGTGGTGACCGGCGCCGATAGCGCCCAGCGCCGCGTCTTCGAGCTCAATGCAGAACCGGCTGCCGAGGAGTACGCCCGACACATCGGCGTGCCGGTTGCCAAGCTCGATCACCGGGTTTTCGCGGCCCATCCGCTGGCGGTGCGGATCCACGATCAGTATTACGTCCGGGCAATCCAGCAAGTGCATCCGGACCTGAGCCTGAGTTTCTACTGCGCGGTGGAAAACGGCATCGTGCTCACAGCCATGACACCGGGCCCGCTGTTGCCGAACCTGCACACCCTGTTCGACGGGCTGCACCAGCGCCTGGGCCCACTGCTGCTGACCATTGGCTGCGACTGTTTCCTGCGGCGCCTGGAACTGGAAGACCACGACGGCCTGGAGCAGGTCGGCGCGTTCTTGCGCGAGCAGCGGGTCATGGGCTTCAACACCTATGGAGAACAGTTCAATGGCATGCACATCAACCAGACCTTCACCGGCGTCGCCATTGCCCGCAATCGACCACCGGTCAGCCGCTGA
- a CDS encoding DUF1543 domain-containing protein: MLYVVMLGGRHPRASIEVHDVLFAQADSLEQTFPLLRNAWFGSPKGLHIDSWLEVHGVDGYRIEFSQAAPQPRALRLFFLNLGGYEQQVFGEAHRYLLVAATDKAAAKSLGKERMAAGWLKPHTDAVLDVDDCLPIDLLEGRYVHLVEGEHRGIVQRSDYILI, translated from the coding sequence ATGCTCTACGTCGTCATGCTCGGCGGACGCCACCCCCGCGCCAGCATCGAAGTCCACGATGTGCTATTTGCCCAGGCCGACTCGCTGGAGCAAACCTTCCCCCTGCTGCGTAATGCCTGGTTCGGCAGCCCGAAAGGGCTGCACATCGATTCCTGGCTGGAAGTGCATGGGGTGGATGGCTATCGCATCGAATTCAGCCAGGCTGCGCCACAGCCAAGGGCCCTGCGCCTGTTCTTCCTGAACCTGGGGGGTTATGAGCAACAGGTCTTTGGCGAAGCGCATCGTTACCTGCTGGTGGCCGCCACCGACAAAGCCGCAGCCAAGAGCCTGGGTAAGGAGCGTATGGCAGCGGGTTGGTTGAAACCCCATACCGACGCGGTGCTCGATGTTGACGATTGTTTACCGATTGATCTGCTGGAGGGGCGCTATGTGCACTTGGTTGAAGGTGAGCATCGAGGTATTGTGCAACGCAGTGATTACATCTTGATTTGA
- a CDS encoding NahK/ErcS family hybrid sensor histidine kinase/response regulator encodes MACTSTRPSPASPLPAIDHRSAAELQAEVARLQHENYKLQRINGALIERVESGVTRGNDPYAAFQHSVVLAEQVRERTDALNQAMAELKAGNHLLSEARLRAETAHQHLIDAIESISDAFVLFDQNQRIVLCNSRFKAFWANSRVRIIAGMRLAEVRQLMTASGLFTEEPRGHADEHLLYRLQNGRWLQVSERPTCEGGRVILFTDITEVKLSETLRREQAVAQKSQLIRLITDHVPALIAYLNADLVYEFTNKVYEEWYCWPPGVMLGQSLREAHSEPHYQRLEAYVARALAGESVTFEFAENNINGQERYMLRSYVPNRLANGEVVGIFVLIRDITERRKSAEALHQAYQNLEQRVRERTAELTSLNDQLLREIDERSRAESRLREAKREAEQANLSKTKFLAAVSHDLLQPLNAARLFTSALLERREPQHSAQLVRNVSNSLEDVENLLGTLVDISKLDAGVIKADIAPFALSELIDNLAAEYAQVARSEGLELHFVGCSALVHSDIQLLARILRNLLSNAIRYTRSGRVVLGCRRQRRGLWIEVWDSGIGIAEDRLEEMFQEFKRGDVQRPDQDRGLGLGLAIVEKIAGILGHRIRVRSWLGKGSVFAVEVPLSATAPKAQPSLAISEPMLERLRGARVWVLDNDAAICAGMRTLLEGWGCRVVTALSEQDLARQVDNFHAEADLLIADYHLDNDCNGVDAVARINARRALPIPAMMITANYSNELKQQIRERGHTLMHKPVRPMKLKTAMSHLLANCTPQPL; translated from the coding sequence ATGGCATGCACATCAACCAGACCTTCACCGGCGTCGCCATTGCCCGCAATCGACCACCGGTCAGCCGCTGAACTGCAGGCCGAGGTCGCCCGGCTGCAGCACGAAAACTACAAGCTGCAGCGCATCAACGGCGCGCTGATCGAACGCGTCGAGTCGGGCGTGACGCGGGGCAACGACCCGTACGCGGCGTTTCAGCATTCGGTGGTACTGGCCGAACAAGTCCGCGAGCGTACCGATGCCCTGAACCAGGCCATGGCCGAGCTCAAGGCCGGTAACCATTTGCTCAGCGAAGCCCGGCTGCGGGCCGAGACGGCCCACCAGCACTTGATCGACGCCATCGAAAGCATCTCCGATGCCTTCGTTTTGTTCGATCAAAACCAGCGGATCGTGCTGTGCAACAGCCGCTTCAAGGCGTTCTGGGCCAACAGCCGGGTGCGGATCATCGCCGGCATGCGCCTGGCCGAAGTAAGGCAGTTGATGACCGCCAGTGGGCTATTCACCGAAGAGCCGCGCGGGCACGCCGATGAGCACCTGCTGTACCGCCTGCAGAACGGGCGCTGGCTGCAAGTCAGCGAACGGCCTACCTGCGAAGGCGGGCGGGTGATCCTGTTCACCGACATCACCGAGGTCAAGCTCAGCGAGACCTTGCGCCGCGAACAGGCGGTGGCGCAGAAGTCGCAACTGATTCGGCTGATCACCGACCATGTTCCGGCGTTGATCGCCTACCTCAATGCCGACCTGGTCTACGAATTCACCAACAAGGTCTATGAAGAATGGTACTGCTGGCCCCCCGGCGTGATGCTTGGCCAGAGCCTGCGCGAGGCCCACAGCGAGCCGCATTACCAGCGCCTGGAGGCCTACGTGGCGCGGGCGCTGGCGGGGGAGAGCGTGACGTTCGAATTTGCCGAAAACAACATCAACGGCCAGGAGCGCTACATGCTGCGCTCCTACGTGCCTAACCGGCTGGCCAATGGCGAAGTGGTGGGGATCTTCGTGTTGATCCGCGACATTACCGAGCGCCGCAAAAGCGCCGAGGCGCTGCACCAGGCTTATCAGAACCTGGAGCAACGGGTGCGCGAGCGCACCGCCGAGCTGACCAGCCTCAACGACCAGTTGCTGCGCGAGATCGATGAGCGCAGCCGCGCCGAATCGCGCTTGCGCGAGGCCAAGCGCGAGGCCGAGCAGGCCAACCTGTCGAAAACCAAGTTCCTTGCCGCAGTCAGCCATGACCTGCTGCAACCCTTGAACGCCGCGCGGCTGTTCACCAGCGCACTGCTTGAACGGCGTGAGCCGCAACACAGTGCTCAGCTGGTGCGCAATGTCAGCAACTCCCTGGAAGACGTGGAAAACCTGTTAGGCACCCTGGTGGATATTTCCAAGCTCGATGCCGGGGTGATCAAGGCCGATATCGCCCCCTTCGCCCTCAGCGAACTGATCGACAACCTCGCCGCCGAATACGCCCAGGTGGCCCGCAGCGAAGGGCTTGAACTGCACTTCGTGGGCTGTTCGGCCTTGGTGCACAGTGACATCCAGCTGTTGGCGCGTATCCTGCGCAACCTGCTTAGCAATGCCATTCGCTACACCCGCAGCGGCCGCGTCGTACTGGGCTGTCGGCGCCAGCGCCGGGGCCTGTGGATCGAAGTCTGGGACAGCGGGATCGGCATCGCCGAAGATCGCCTCGAAGAAATGTTCCAGGAGTTCAAGCGGGGCGATGTACAGCGCCCGGACCAGGACCGTGGCCTGGGCCTGGGCCTGGCCATCGTGGAAAAGATCGCGGGCATACTCGGCCACCGGATTCGAGTGCGCTCATGGCTTGGCAAAGGCTCGGTGTTTGCTGTCGAAGTGCCGCTGAGTGCCACCGCGCCCAAGGCTCAACCCAGCCTGGCAATCAGCGAGCCGATGCTCGAACGCCTGCGTGGGGCGCGGGTCTGGGTGCTGGATAACGATGCGGCGATCTGTGCCGGCATGCGCACCCTGCTGGAGGGGTGGGGGTGCCGGGTGGTCACCGCGCTGTCGGAGCAGGACCTGGCGCGCCAGGTGGACAACTTCCATGCCGAAGCCGACCTGCTGATCGCCGACTACCACCTGGACAACGACTGCAACGGCGTCGATGCCGTGGCGCGGATCAATGCCCGCCGCGCGTTGCCGATACCGGCGATGATGATCACCGCCAACTACAGCAACGAACTCAAGCAACAGATCCGCGAGCGCGGCCACACCCTGATGCACAAACCGGTGCGGCCGATGAAGCTCAAGACTGCGATGAGCCATCTGCTGGCCAACTGCACCCCACAGCCTCTCTAG
- a CDS encoding porin, with amino-acid sequence MHNNKKLSPRILTAVIASLSTLGLSGVAEAEIMLYDKDQTTFSTDGYINAFYVNSDVDRAGDQFDRRQSRVKMGFLPNYLGFNMGKQVDDLKLGARASFWVTINDSETNGTDTAIDVRQFYGTVANPEWGEVLIGKDFGLFARSNILLDELLAGYGQVSDSLGLVDGGGVSFGNIGSGYPYPFPTSQITYRTPVMDGLRVAVGIMDPVDTNDSSPTGKAYQENPRTESEITYQFDLAGAKIYSWLNGSYQTSDNTDSTVKSITSKGVGYGVQAKMGGLSLTGSGFQAKGINPFFTNNAGEPTLRNVDSDGYLLQGSYKVGKNRLALSYGKTKDDGNGVVGSGADYETRGVALFHDVNANLTLVAEYNQFSIDGHDTGDQNEDTDTLALGAVLTW; translated from the coding sequence ATGCACAACAATAAGAAACTTTCGCCTCGTATCCTGACGGCTGTCATCGCCAGCCTTTCGACCCTGGGCCTGAGCGGCGTCGCCGAGGCCGAGATCATGCTGTACGACAAGGACCAGACGACGTTTTCCACCGACGGTTACATCAACGCCTTTTACGTCAACAGTGATGTCGACCGGGCGGGCGACCAGTTCGACCGCCGCCAGTCGCGGGTCAAGATGGGGTTTTTGCCCAACTACCTGGGCTTCAACATGGGCAAACAGGTGGATGACCTGAAGCTGGGGGCGCGTGCCTCGTTCTGGGTCACCATCAACGACAGTGAAACCAACGGCACCGACACCGCCATCGATGTGCGTCAGTTCTACGGCACCGTGGCCAACCCCGAGTGGGGCGAGGTGCTGATCGGCAAGGACTTCGGGTTGTTCGCGCGTTCCAACATCCTGCTCGACGAGCTGCTGGCAGGTTACGGCCAGGTCAGTGACAGCCTGGGCTTGGTGGACGGCGGCGGGGTGTCGTTCGGCAACATCGGCAGCGGTTATCCGTACCCGTTCCCCACGTCGCAGATCACCTACCGCACGCCGGTGATGGACGGCTTGCGGGTAGCGGTCGGCATCATGGACCCGGTGGACACCAACGACAGTAGCCCGACCGGCAAGGCCTATCAGGAAAACCCCCGCACCGAGAGCGAGATCACCTACCAGTTCGACCTGGCCGGGGCCAAGATCTACAGCTGGCTCAATGGCAGCTACCAGACCTCTGACAACACCGACTCGACGGTCAAGTCGATCACCTCCAAAGGGGTCGGCTACGGCGTGCAGGCGAAGATGGGCGGGCTTTCGCTCACCGGCTCCGGTTTCCAGGCCAAGGGCATCAACCCGTTCTTCACCAACAACGCCGGCGAGCCGACCCTGCGTAATGTCGACAGCGACGGTTACTTGCTGCAGGGCTCGTACAAGGTCGGCAAGAACCGCCTGGCGTTGTCGTATGGCAAGACCAAGGACGATGGCAACGGCGTGGTAGGCAGTGGCGCGGATTACGAGACTCGCGGTGTGGCGCTGTTCCATGACGTTAATGCCAACCTTACGCTGGTGGCTGAGTACAACCAGTTTTCGATTGACGGGCATGACACCGGTGATCAGAACGAGGACACCGATACCCTTGCATTGGGGGCGGTGCTGACCTGGTAA
- a CDS encoding mechanosensitive ion channel family protein — protein sequence MNHLFRVLLVLLALVPLAGQGNDAATIATEGIPAEPAELTIANRSIFTFHATLLGETPAARAQRAAAVIEEALRGTDELHVSVDPILSSHLVLLGGRRAFIVAPQDLEISGADTREAAEQAAAVLRQVVEESGEARNLHFLLKALGLSALATLIYLALLKGANRARHRLRGRLPQLMRERARQIRVGQMPLFDMQYVYRLIDSLLRLLYLAVVVLLSYQWLSFVLSQFPYTRPWGESLNVHLLNLLRYLLDGILHAIPGIAVAIMIFFIARGISGFSRRVLERMARPGTLKWLTEETLRPTMRLTSLAIWLFALVMAYPYLPGSGTDAFKGLSVLLGLMISLGATSVVGQAAAGLILTYSRTLKAGEYVRVGDNEGTVTEVGMFNTTIRTGLGEVLTLPNSMITGSVTRNYSRAVQGQGYIVDTVVTIGYDTPWRQVEAMLVAAAERTEGILDTPRPQVFQTGLSDFYPEYRLVAQAVPSAPRPRAELLSLLHANIQDVFNEHGVQIMSPHYLGDPEQEKWVPREKWFTAPARRPDGDGESPNQS from the coding sequence ATGAATCACCTGTTTCGTGTGTTGCTGGTGTTGTTGGCCCTGGTGCCTTTGGCGGGGCAGGGCAATGACGCCGCCACCATCGCCACCGAAGGCATACCGGCCGAACCGGCCGAGCTGACGATCGCCAACCGCAGCATTTTCACCTTCCACGCCACGTTGCTTGGGGAGACGCCGGCTGCACGGGCGCAGCGGGCAGCGGCCGTGATCGAAGAGGCACTGCGCGGCACTGATGAGTTGCACGTCAGCGTCGACCCGATCCTCAGCAGCCACCTGGTGCTGCTGGGTGGGCGGCGAGCGTTTATCGTCGCGCCCCAGGACCTTGAGATCAGCGGCGCCGACACCCGCGAAGCGGCCGAGCAGGCTGCGGCGGTGCTGCGCCAGGTGGTCGAGGAGTCTGGCGAGGCGCGCAACCTGCATTTTCTGCTCAAGGCCTTGGGCTTGTCGGCCTTGGCCACGCTGATATACCTGGCACTGCTCAAGGGCGCCAACCGGGCCCGGCACAGACTGCGTGGGCGGCTGCCCCAGTTGATGCGCGAACGTGCCCGGCAGATTCGCGTCGGGCAGATGCCGCTGTTCGACATGCAGTACGTGTACCGGCTGATCGACAGCCTGCTGCGCTTGCTGTACTTGGCGGTGGTTGTGCTGCTGAGCTACCAGTGGCTGAGCTTTGTGCTGTCACAGTTCCCCTACACCCGGCCGTGGGGCGAAAGCCTCAACGTGCACCTGCTCAACCTGCTGCGGTACCTGCTTGATGGCATTTTGCACGCCATCCCCGGGATTGCCGTGGCCATCATGATCTTCTTCATCGCCCGCGGCATCAGTGGCTTTAGCCGCCGCGTGCTGGAGCGCATGGCGCGCCCCGGCACGCTCAAGTGGCTGACCGAAGAGACGCTGCGGCCGACCATGCGCCTGACCTCGCTGGCGATCTGGCTGTTTGCCCTGGTCATGGCCTACCCGTACCTGCCGGGGTCGGGCACCGATGCCTTCAAAGGCCTGTCGGTGCTGCTCGGGCTGATGATTTCCCTGGGCGCAACCAGCGTTGTGGGGCAGGCGGCGGCAGGGCTTATTCTGACCTACTCGCGCACGTTGAAGGCCGGCGAGTACGTGCGGGTCGGCGACAACGAGGGCACGGTGACCGAAGTCGGCATGTTCAACACCACGATCCGCACCGGGTTGGGCGAGGTGTTGACCTTGCCCAACTCGATGATCACCGGCTCCGTGACGCGCAACTATTCCCGCGCAGTGCAGGGCCAGGGTTACATCGTCGATACCGTGGTGACCATCGGTTATGACACGCCCTGGCGACAGGTGGAGGCGATGCTGGTGGCGGCTGCCGAGCGCACCGAGGGCATCCTCGACACGCCCAGGCCGCAGGTGTTTCAGACCGGGCTGTCGGACTTCTACCCTGAATACCGCCTGGTGGCCCAGGCCGTGCCAAGCGCACCTCGGCCGCGGGCGGAGTTGCTGAGTCTGCTGCATGCCAACATCCAGGATGTGTTCAATGAGCACGGCGTACAGATCATGTCGCCGCACTACCTGGGCGACCCGGAGCAGGAGAAGTGGGTGCCGCGCGAGAAGTGGTTCACGGCACCGGCGCGCAGGCCGGACGGGGATGGCGAATCCCCTAACCAGAGTTGA
- a CDS encoding PQQ-dependent catabolism-associated CXXCW motif protein — MPRALPRLPRPLLAALSLSLLVGVAQADTTALFTAEGYRATLYRSPTPHQVDGAQVIDTTTLQRLLGQQPRPVLIDVYRRQWLQGRFIEDQLHANLPGSHWLANTGDGELSPAWQDYFVRNLQKATAGRLEQPLVFYCRSDCWLSWNAVKRAATLGYKHLYWYRDGLDAWEAANLPLQPAQPEPFP, encoded by the coding sequence ATGCCTCGTGCCCTGCCCAGGCTGCCACGTCCTTTGCTGGCAGCCCTTTCGCTGAGTCTGTTGGTGGGCGTCGCCCAGGCCGACACCACGGCGCTGTTTACCGCCGAGGGCTATCGCGCCACCCTCTATCGCAGCCCGACACCGCACCAGGTCGATGGCGCCCAGGTTATCGACACCACCACGTTGCAGCGCCTGTTGGGCCAACAGCCGAGGCCGGTGCTCATCGACGTCTATCGCCGGCAATGGCTGCAAGGCCGCTTCATCGAAGACCAACTCCATGCCAACCTCCCCGGCAGCCACTGGCTGGCCAACACTGGCGACGGCGAACTGAGCCCGGCCTGGCAAGACTACTTCGTGCGCAACCTGCAAAAAGCCACCGCCGGCCGCTTGGAGCAACCGCTGGTCTTTTACTGCCGCTCCGATTGCTGGTTAAGCTGGAACGCGGTAAAACGCGCAGCAACCCTGGGCTATAAGCATCTCTATTGGTACCGCGACGGCCTGGACGCCTGGGAAGCCGCCAACCTGCCGCTGCAGCCCGCACAACCCGAACCCTTCCCTTGA
- a CDS encoding response regulator, whose translation MYKILIADDHPLFREAIHNVISDGFQGSEVMETADLDSALALTLEHDDLDLILLDLNMPGMHGLNGLITLRNEAPTTPVVIVSAEQEKQIVLQAITYGAVGFITKSSPRSQMIEAIEQILTGNVYLPPDIIRANKSSTSRRQSDTPSFPPEMLQALTRKQLLVLERMTKGESNKQIAYTLDIAETTVKAHVSAILRKLNVHNRVQAILSAGDIDFGDYLRR comes from the coding sequence ATGTACAAAATTCTGATTGCCGACGATCACCCTCTGTTTCGCGAAGCCATCCATAACGTCATCAGTGATGGCTTCCAAGGCAGCGAAGTCATGGAGACTGCCGACCTGGACAGTGCCCTGGCGCTCACCTTGGAGCATGACGACCTCGACCTGATCCTGCTCGACCTGAACATGCCTGGCATGCATGGCCTCAACGGCCTGATCACCCTGCGCAACGAGGCACCGACCACCCCGGTGGTGATCGTCTCGGCCGAGCAGGAAAAGCAGATCGTGCTGCAGGCCATCACCTATGGCGCCGTGGGGTTCATTACCAAGTCTTCGCCGCGCTCGCAGATGATCGAAGCGATCGAGCAGATCCTCACCGGCAATGTCTACCTGCCACCCGACATCATTCGCGCCAACAAGAGCAGCACCAGCCGGCGTCAGAGCGATACCCCAAGCTTCCCACCCGAGATGCTCCAAGCCCTGACCCGCAAACAACTGCTGGTGCTCGAACGCATGACCAAGGGCGAGTCAAACAAGCAGATCGCCTACACCCTGGATATCGCCGAAACCACGGTCAAGGCCCACGTCTCAGCGATCCTACGCAAACTCAACGTGCATAACCGGGTGCAGGCGATCCTCAGTGCCGGCGATATCGATTTCGGCGATTACCTGCGCCGCTAG